GCCGAGTCGTCGAGGTCGTCCAGCTCGGTCGCGTCCACGACCAACGCCGGCACCGACCACGGCCGCAGCGTCGGCGCCGGGCCCCGCCTTTTGCCGCCCGGCTCGGAGGAGGCGAGCGGCCGGTTCACCCGCGACGGGAGCAGCAACGTCACCGACGTGGGCTTGCCGGGATGCAGCGCGGTCAGGTTCGCGCTGGAGACCGCGAACGGATGCGGAAGCGCGATCTGTGCCGAACGACTCGACGTGCCGGCCGGGCCTCGGTCGTGCTCCGCCCAGAGCAGCAGACCCCGGCCCGGCGACCACAGAGCGTGCACCAGGGGCAAGGTCTGGGGCTCCTTCGTCCGATCCGGGTTCCCCGCAGATCGTCGCACGGCAGCGCCGCGGCAGCTGCACCGACCGCTACCGGTCCCTAAGAGGCGAGTTTTCTCAACAGCGCTCCGGAAACGCCTGCGGGCAATGCCCGCAGGAGCTGGATCAGCGCGGACGTCGTCCAGGGGAAGGACGCGTCGGCGGGTTCCCGCCGCAGTGCCCGGACCACGTGCCGCGCGGCCTGCTTTTCGCTGATCTGGAACGGCTTCGGCAGCCCGTCGGCGCTGACGCGCGCGGTCGCCACGAAGCCCGGATACAGCGAGGTGAAGCGGATCCCCTCCGGAGCGAGCTCGACCCGCGCCGCGTCGATCAGCATTCGCACCGCCGCCTTCGCCGCCGAATACGGCCCTTGACGCGGAATGCCCATCAGCCCCGCCAGCGAATTGGTCTGCGCGATCAAGCCACCACCCTGGCGGCGCATCTGCGCGATCAGCGGGACGAGGTAGTGCACCGTCACGTCGTAGTTCACCGCCATCACCCGGGCGATGTCGGCCACCCCGGCCTCGGCCATGAGCATGTCCGGCCCCTGACCCACGTTGAGCAGCGCGACGTCCACCGCACCGAACTCCGCCACCACCCGCTCCACCACCGCGGCCGCGGCCGCCGGGTCGAGCGCATCGGCCACGAGGTCGAGGCACTCACTCCCCGCCGCGCGGACCTCCGCCGCCACGGCCGCGAGCTCCGCCGCCCGCCGGGCGACGACCACCACCCGGTTGCCATGACCGGCGATGTCCCGCGCCACCTGGGCACCGATCCCCGAGGACGCGCCGACGATCAGGATCGTCTGGTCCACCAGCGCAGCCATCGCCGTCTCCTTCGCTCAGTGCGCGGTCGCGCCGAGTTCGATGATCAGCACGCCCGCGGCGATCAGCCCGACGCCGGCTCCCATCCGTTTCGTCAGCGCGTCTTTGAAGAACACCCGCGCGCCGATCGCCGTCAGGGCGACGCCGCAGGCCGCCCAGACGCCGTACGCGATCCCCACTGGCATCCCCTGCGCGAGAGCGACCGTCAGCAAGCCGAAGGCGCCGATGTAGAAGACCGCGACGGGCGCGATCCACCGCTTCTTCCGCAACCCCTCCGAGGCTCGCAGCGACAGCGTCGCCGCCACCTCCGACAGGATCGCCCCGGCCAGCAGCACCCACGTCATGACCGCACCTTGCTTTCGGTGCCGTGACCGGTCTCCACTAACACGACGCCGCCGATGACCGCGGCGATCCCGATCGCGATCAGCGGCGTGAACGGCTCGGCGAACAACACCGCGCCCATGACCGCGGTCAGCGCGACTCCCGCGGCCGCCCAGATGCCGTAGACGACACCAATCGGAGCGCCCTTACGCAGCAGCGCGGAAAGCGCCACGAACGCGCCGAGGTAGCCGGCCACGGTCAGCACCGCCCACCAGGCGTCGTCGATCGTGGCCCGCAGAGCCAGGGTCGCCGCCACCTCCAGCACGATCGCTCCGGCCAAGATCGCCCATTTTCCCATCGTGGCTCCTCACCGCTCGAGGCCACGCCGTCGGGGCCGCATCGTTGTCGTTGCCGGCCAGCATACCGGCGACTTGGCCAGTTGTCCAAGTCAGTTGACCAGTATAGGTCCGGTTAACTGGTCAACCGTCCAAGACACCGTGGTAACGTGCGGACCGAACCTGGTGATCGGGAGGGAGCGGGTAGCCGGATGGCTCGCATGGCGTTGAAGGACCGCCGGGAAGAACTGATCGCGGCCGCGCTCAGGGTGATGGTTCGCGACGGGGCCGGGAAGGCGACGACGCGGGCGATCGTCAGCGAGGCCGGGATGACCTTGGGCGTCTTCCACTACTGCTTCGATTCGCGCGAGCAGCTGCTGCAAGAGGTGATCACCCGCATCACGGACAGCCTGGCCGCCGCGGCGCGGCGGGCGTTCGCCGACGAAGACGACCTGAGCTCGATCATCGTCAAGAGCCTCACGGCGTACTGGGAGGGCGTGGAGGCGAACCCCGGCGAGCACCTGCTCGGGTACGAACTCTCCCAGCACGCCCTGCGCCAGCCGGGTCAGGAGGACTTGGCGCACCGGCAGTACCGGCACTACCTCAAGGTCCACGAGGACCTTCTCACCGACGCCGCCGCCAAGACCGGGATCCAGTGGACGGTCCCCGTGCCGGTCCTCGCCCGCTACCTGAACTCGGTACTGGACGGGCTGACGATGACCTGGCTGACCGACCGCGACAGCGAACACAGTCGTGAAGTCCTCCGGCTCACCGGCGAGCACCTGCTGACTCTCGCCACCCAACCCGCGCAGAACTGAGATCCGGCTCGTCCTTTGGTGATCCGGTCCCCCAGCGGCCGGAACCGGAACCCGCCGGCCGGCAAGCCGGAGATTTGCTCACGCACCGTCCGCGCCGGGCCGCCGTCGCGGATTCTTCCGCCGGCTCGCAAAGCCCGTGCCGGCGGCGATCCGGGGCCTTGTCTCACGACTCGGCGCCGACGCCGGTCATGATGTGTGGTCGCGCCGGGGCAGCAGCAGGGCCGGGTCGAGCTTCCGCTCCGCGAGCGCGCGGGCGACGTTGCCGAGCATGAGGTTGTGGCTCCGGGCGTAGGCACGCAACGCGGTGAAGGCGTCGTTCATGCTGAGCCCGCCGGTCACGGCGAGGACACCTTTCGCCTGCTCGATGGTCACCCGGCTGTTCAGGGCCGTCTGCAGCTGCTCGGACAGCGTCTCCCCGTGCCGGACCGCCCGCTCCTGCAGGATGCCGATCGTGGCCGTGTCGGCCAGCCCCTGCGAAACGACAAGGTCCGGATCAGCTCCGCCACCGCGGGTGCGTTCCCCCGGACTCTAGCGCGGACCGGCGCCGCCGCGCGGCCGTCGAGGCTACGATGAAGAGTCCGGCAGCCGAGACCGGCGGAGGACCGATGACCACTGCGACATCTCGATACCCCAGCTCTCCACCCGCGGCCCCGTGCCGATGAGGCGCCCCGCGGCACCCCCGCTCGAGCAGACCGGGACCGAGCTCACCCGCGACCAGCGCTACCACGGTGCCCGGGTGGTGGCGTCGGCGGCGATCGACGCCGACGACTGCGCGTTGCTGCTCGCCGTGCTCGGGCTCGAACCCGCCGACGGCATCGCCACCCGCTCCGGACCGCGCTCGTGAGGCCGGGCCGGTCACGGCCGAACAGCACCTAACGACGCCGGTGGGGGTATTCCGGCGAGCGGTGCTGGAACGACAGGATCGCGGGGTTGCAGACCGTGCCGTCCCGGATCTCGATGGCACGCCGGACGGTTTCGTTCCTGTCCCATGTGGATTGTCCGGAGAGGACAGACCGCAGGTGGGGCAGCAGCGCTTCGCTGATCTCCCAGGTCGCCGAGTTCCACAGGTACGAGGGGCTGTGATCGACGCCGTAGTAGGTGAGGCCGTCGCCGATCGGGAAGGCCGGCCGGGTGAACGTCGTGGGCCGGGCCCAGCTGAAGCCCATGCCTTCGTCGCAGGAGACGTCGACGATGAGGCTGCCGGGGGCGAAGGCGGCGAGGTCCTCCTCGATGAGGAACGTCAGCGGTGCGGCGGTGTCCTGCAGCACGCAGTTGACGACGATGTCGTGCTCGGCGAGGAACCCGGCCAGCGGGACCCGGCCGTGGTCGGTGATCGCGTGGCTGCGGCGGAGGTCGCCCGGGTTGTTCACGTCGTGGTCGATGTGCACCATCGTCGCCGAGTGGATCGGCGAGCTGACCGCGCTGAGACCGCGGGCGGTGAGGACGTCGACGTCGTGGATCCCGTGGGCGTTCAGCGCGGTCACCGAGCCGCGCGCGGTCGCGCCGAAGCCGATCACCACGGCCCGCAGCCGGCGGCCGTAGTCGCCGGTCGACCCGATCAGCTGCAGGGCGTGCAGCACCGAGCAGTAGCCGGCCAGTTCGTTGTTCTTGTGGAAGACGTGCAGGTCGAACGAGCCGTCGCGCCGCCAGTGGTTCATCGCTTCGAAGGCCATCACGGTCAGCCGCCGGTCGATGGCCAGCTGCGTCAGCTCGACGTCCTGCACGCAGTGCGGCCAGCCCCACAGCACCTGGCCTGCCCGCAGTTCGGCGACGTCCTCCCGAAGCGGCTTGGCCAGCAGCAGCACGTCGCACTCGGCAATGAGCTGCTCGCGCGTGCGCATCCCCGCGACGACGCCCGCCAGTTTCCCGTCGGGGACGCCGAACGGTTCGCCGTAGCCGTGTTCGAGGTAGATGGTTTCCCGGAGATCAGCGGCGATCCGGTCGAAGTGGTGCGGGTGGATCGGCAACCGTCGTTCGTTCTCCTTGCGTGAACGCGCGATGACGCCGAGACTGA
This window of the Amycolatopsis balhimycina FH 1894 genome carries:
- a CDS encoding TetR/AcrR family transcriptional regulator, with the translated sequence MALKDRREELIAAALRVMVRDGAGKATTRAIVSEAGMTLGVFHYCFDSREQLLQEVITRITDSLAAAARRAFADEDDLSSIIVKSLTAYWEGVEANPGEHLLGYELSQHALRQPGQEDLAHRQYRHYLKVHEDLLTDAAAKTGIQWTVPVPVLARYLNSVLDGLTMTWLTDRDSEHSREVLRLTGEHLLTLATQPAQN
- a CDS encoding DMT family transporter — translated: MTWVLLAGAILSEVAATLSLRASEGLRKKRWIAPVAVFYIGAFGLLTVALAQGMPVGIAYGVWAACGVALTAIGARVFFKDALTKRMGAGVGLIAAGVLIIELGATAH
- a CDS encoding SDR family NAD(P)-dependent oxidoreductase; the protein is MAALVDQTILIVGASSGIGAQVARDIAGHGNRVVVVARRAAELAAVAAEVRAAGSECLDLVADALDPAAAAAVVERVVAEFGAVDVALLNVGQGPDMLMAEAGVADIARVMAVNYDVTVHYLVPLIAQMRRQGGGLIAQTNSLAGLMGIPRQGPYSAAKAAVRMLIDAARVELAPEGIRFTSLYPGFVATARVSADGLPKPFQISEKQAARHVVRALRREPADASFPWTTSALIQLLRALPAGVSGALLRKLAS
- a CDS encoding ANTAR domain-containing protein yields the protein MTIEQAKGVLAVTGGLSMNDAFTALRAYARSHNLMLGNVARALAERKLDPALLLPRRDHTS
- a CDS encoding DMT family transporter, which encodes MGKWAILAGAIVLEVAATLALRATIDDAWWAVLTVAGYLGAFVALSALLRKGAPIGVVYGIWAAAGVALTAVMGAVLFAEPFTPLIAIGIAAVIGGVVLVETGHGTESKVRS
- a CDS encoding N(5)-(carboxyethyl)ornithine synthase, whose product is MDQLSLGVIARSRKENERRLPIHPHHFDRIAADLRETIYLEHGYGEPFGVPDGKLAGVVAGMRTREQLIAECDVLLLAKPLREDVAELRAGQVLWGWPHCVQDVELTQLAIDRRLTVMAFEAMNHWRRDGSFDLHVFHKNNELAGYCSVLHALQLIGSTGDYGRRLRAVVIGFGATARGSVTALNAHGIHDVDVLTARGLSAVSSPIHSATMVHIDHDVNNPGDLRRSHAITDHGRVPLAGFLAEHDIVVNCVLQDTAAPLTFLIEEDLAAFAPGSLIVDVSCDEGMGFSWARPTTFTRPAFPIGDGLTYYGVDHSPSYLWNSATWEISEALLPHLRSVLSGQSTWDRNETVRRAIEIRDGTVCNPAILSFQHRSPEYPHRRR